The genomic interval TGCGCTTCAGCGAGCAGTTCGGGATGGTGGTGTGATGCGCGTTCCGCTTTCGTGGCTGCGTGAATACGTCGAGGTGGCCGCAGACGCCACTCCGGAGGACGTTCTCGCGTCGTTCGTGTCGGTCGGCTTCGAAGAGGAGGACATCCACCGCTTCGAGATCACTGGCCCGGTCGTGGTCGGTCAGGTGCTCTCCATCGAGCCCGAGCCGCAGAAGAACGGCAAGACGATCAACTGGTGCCAGGTCGATGTCGGCGCAGCGAACGGCGGCGTGCGAGGCATCGTCTGCGGTGCGCACAACTTCGTCGTCGGCGACAAGGTCGTGGTCTCCCTGCCGGGGGCTGTGCTGCCCGGCCCGTTCCCGATCGCGGCACGCAAGACGTACGGTCACGTCTCGGACGGCATGATCGCCTCGGCCCGCGAGCTCGGCCTCGGCGACGAGCATGACGGAATCATCGTGCTCTCGACGCTGGGTCTTGACCCTGAGGTCGGATCGGATGCCATCGAGCTGCTGCACCTGGACGACATCGCCGTCGAGGTGAACGTCACCCCTGATCGCGGCTACGCGTTCTCGCTGCGCGGGCTCGCGCGCGAGTACTCGCACGCCACGGGTGCGGCCTTCCGCGACCCCGCCGAGCGCGATTTCGCCGAGCTTCAGCCGGGTTCCGGCTTCTCGATCAGCGTCGATGACCGCAGCCCGATCCGCGGCAACATCGGTGCGCGCGAGTTCGTCGCCCGCGTGGTCCGCGGCGTCGACCCGTCCCGCCAGACTCCGCCGTGGATGATCGCGCGGCTGGCACTCGCCGGGATGCGCTCGCTCGGCGTTCTCATCGACATCACCAACTACGTCATGCTTGAGCTCGGCAACCCCGTGCACGGCTACGATCTCGACAAGCTCAACGGCGGCATCGTCGTGCGGCGCGCGAACGAAGGCGAGCGGATGACGACGCTCGATGGTCAGGATCGAGCCCTGCACACCGATGACCTGCTCATCACCGACGGCTCGGGTGCGATCGGACTGGCCGGCGTCATGGGCGGCGGCACCACCGAGATGAGCGACACGACCCGCAATGTGCTGGTCGAGGCGGCCAGCTTCGACCCGATCACGATCGCGCGCTCCGCACGTCGGCACAAGCTGCCGAGCGAAGCGTCCAAGCGCTTCGAGCGCGGCACCGACCCGCTGATCCCCTTCGTCGCGGCACGCCGCGTGGCCGACCTGATGGTAGAGCTCGCCGGTGGCACGCTGACCGATGAGGGCGGCGCGCTGTACGCCGACGTCGAGATCGCCGGCATCGACCTGCCGCGTGGCTTCACGCAGGGCGTCATCGGCGTGGACTACACCGACGACGAGGTCGTCGGTGCGCTGCAGACGATCGGTGCCGAAGTCGACGCCGCTGCTGATGGCGACGGTGGCTGGCTCGTCATCCCGCCGAGCTGGCGCCCCGACCTCACCGACAAGTGGACTCTTGTCGAAGAGGTGGCTCGCATCCACGGACTCGACCGCATCCCGTCGGTGCTGCCGACTCCGCCGTCCGGCCGTGGATACACGGCGCTGCAGCAGGGGCGCAAGCGCGTGGCGGATGCCCTCGCAGCTTCCGGCCTCGTCGAGACGCCGTCCTTCCCGTTCACATCCGAGGAGCTCAACGACCTGCACGGCTCCGCGTCGGGTGAGCACCTGCCCAGCATCCGCCTGGCGAACGCGCTTGACGGACAGGCGCCGTTCCTGCGCCGCTCGCTGCTGCCCGCCCTGGTGCAGACCGCGCACCGCAACATCTCCCGCGGTCTGGTCGACCTCGGCGTCTTCGAGATCGGCTCGGTCTTCACCCCAGAGCCCGGCGTCGAGTACGGCACCGACTTCATCCCGCCCCTAGGGCAGCGCCCGAGCGACGAGACGCTTGCCGAACTGAACGCGGCGATCCCGCCGCAGCCGCGTCACGTGGCCGTGCTGCTCGCCGGCAACATCACGCCGCGCCAGCCGGGTCGCTCCGCGGAGCACGTCGACCTGTCGGACGCTCTGGATGCGGTTCGAGTGATCGGCGTCGCCGCCGGCGCCGCGATCGACGTGACGCAGACGCAGCGTGCGGCCCTGCACCCGGGACGCGCCGGTTCGCTGAGCGTGCGCGGTGAGCAGATCGGATTCGTCGGCGAACTGCACCCGCAGGTCTCGGCAGACGCCGACCTTCTTGGCCGCGTGATCGTCGTCGAGCTCGACCTCGACCGCCTGCTGACGCTGGCGGGGGAGCGTGTCGTCGCCGAATCGCTGTCGACGTTCCCTGCGGCCACGCAGGACGTCTCGCTCGTCGTCGGCGTCGAGGTCCCGGCATCCGAGGTCCGCGCCGCTCTGATCGAGGGTGCAGGAGACCTGCTCGAATCGGCTCGACTCGTCGACGACTACCGCGGCGAAGGTCTGGACGAGGGCAAGAAGAGCCTCAGCTACGCGCTGCGATTCCGGGCATCCGATCGCACCCTCACGGCCGCAGAGGCGACCGAGGCGAAGCTCGCCGGTGTCGCCGTCGCGACCGAGCGCTTCGGCGCCGGCATCCGCGACTGAGCGCACGCCGGGTCATGGGAACGGGCCACTAGGCTCGTTCCCATGACCGACGGCGCCTGGTTGCGTTCCCTGCCGAGTCTGGCCGGCGTCGCGCCGGCATTCGATCCGGTTGGCCTCCCGGCCGATCCCGTCGCGCTGTTCGACGCGTGGCTCGCGGATGCTGTCGCGCTCGGCGTCCCCGAACCGCACGCCATGACCTTGGCGACGGTCGATGCGGACGGGGTTCCGGATGCCCGCACGCTGATCCTCAAGGGCGTCAGCGAACGGGGCTGGGCGTTCGCGGGCCATCGCACTTCTGCCAAAGGGCGACAGCTCGCGGCGAACCCCGCCGCCGCGCTGAGCTTCTGGTGGCAGCCGATCGTGCGCGCCGTCCGGGTGCGCGGGCGTGTCGAGCCGGCATCCGACGCCGAGAGCGCGGCCGATCTCGCGGCGCGCTCCGCCGCGGCCCGCTCGGGGATCGAGCCTGGGGAGTGGATGCTGTGGCGTGTCGTCCCGGAGCGGGTGGAGTTCTGGCAGGGCAGGCCGGACCGTGACCACGTGCGGGTCGTGTACCGCCGTGACGTGGACGGCTGGAACCATGACGTGCTGCGGGCGGAGTCCGCGGCCGAGGAGGAGGCACGACGATGAGCGACTACCAGGTGACCCGGATCGGCGCGCCGGAGCAGTGGCGCGACTTCCACGGCGGTTTCGATGAGACCCGCGCGCGCGACGGTCGGCGCGTCATCGACCACGAGCTGACCATGCAGTACATCGGGATGACGGCGAACGCGCTGGTGCCAGGCGAGGAGGCCGGGTACTGGCACGTGCACGAGAAGATCGAGGAGATGTACGTCTTCCTCGCCGGTCGTGGCCAGATGGGCCTGGATGACGACGTCGTGGATGTCGAGGCCGGCACCGTCGTGCGCGTCGGGCAAGGCGTCTGGCGCACCTGGCGTGCGGCACCGGACAGCCAAAGCGAGCTGCGCTGGCTGTGCATCCGCGCCGGCGGTGAGCAACTGCCGCACATGCCGGACGACAGCAGGCGCGGCCCCGATCGCCCGATGCCCTGGTGAGACGCCGCGGCGCTCCGCCGTCAGCGGAATCGCTTGCGCGCCGCGCCGGATGCCGATGGCATTGATCTCATGACTCAGGTGCTCGTGCTCGGCGGAACAGGGTGGCTCTCGGGACGGATCGCGCGGCGCTGGCGCGATGCCGGCGCCCAGGTCACATGCCTGGCGCGGGGAGAGCGACCGTCCCCGAACGGCACGCTGCTGCTGCGCGGCGATCGCGATGACACGCAGGTCTTCGATGACCTGCGCCTCAGGCAGTGGGATGAGGTCGTCGACGTCTCATCACGGGCTGACCATGTGCAGGCCGCGGTCGCCGCCCTCGGGCCGGTCGCCGGCCGCTGGACGTACATCTCGTCGCTGTCGGTGTACTCCGACGACGTCACGGTCGGCGGTGACGAGTCCGCACCGCGTCATGCGCCGGCGCAGCCGGGCGATGAGTACGAGTACGGCGCGCAGAAGGTCGCTGCCGAAGACGCCGTGCAGACACTCGGCGACCGCGCGGCGATCATCCGGCCAGGGCTGATCGTCGGTGCGGGCGACGGCAGTGACCGATTCGGCTACTGGGCGGCGGCGTTCGCGCGCGCAGGGGATGGGCCAGTGCTGCTGCCGCCGACGGAGGGCGCGTCCACGCAGGTGATCGACGTCGAGGACGTCGCGGACTTCGCGCTGATCGCACCTGCCGGCCGCGCCGTGAACGCCATCGGCGACCAGCATCCGCTCGGCGAGGTGCTGCAGGCCATCCGCACTGCCGCCGGGCACACCGGCGAGGTCGTCACCGTCAGCGCCGAGCGGCTGCTCGAGCAGGACGTCAACCACTGGATGGGGGAGCGGTCTCTGCCGCTCTGGCTGCCAGACGACATGCCCGGCTTCATGACCCACAGCAACGCCGCGTACCGCGCAGCGGGCGGAGAGCTGCGCCCGCTCGAGGACACGATCGCCGACGTGCTCGCCGACGAGCGGGAGCGCGGCGTCGATCGCGAGCGTCGGTCGGGACTGAGCCGCGCAGAGGAACTCGCGCTGCTGGGCTGACCATCCTCGATTTGCGGATGCCGGCGGCGAGCCGATAACCTCGCGGCATGCCTTCGGCCCAGCACCTGCTCTCGACGCGCGCTCCGCGTGTCGCTGTGCTGCGCCGACGCCGCGCCGGCCGCCGACTCTAGGCGACCCCGCGCAGCCTGTGCCGTCGTGGCATGAGGTCGGATGCCGGGTCGCCGCCCCGGCCAGGCCCGTCATCGGGCGCACACCGACCGTTAAGGTAGAAGCATGACGTATACCGTCGCCGTCTCCGGCGCATCCGGCTATGCGGGGGGCGAGATCCTGCGGCTCCTCGCAGCCCATCCGGACATCGACATCCGCACAGTGACCGCGCACTCGACCGCCGGCCAGCTGCTCGCAGAGCACCAGCCGCACCTGCGCTCGCTTGCACACCTCGAACTGCAGCCCACCACTCCCGAGATCCTCGCGG from Microbacterium sp. H1-D42 carries:
- the pheT gene encoding phenylalanine--tRNA ligase subunit beta, with product MRVPLSWLREYVEVAADATPEDVLASFVSVGFEEEDIHRFEITGPVVVGQVLSIEPEPQKNGKTINWCQVDVGAANGGVRGIVCGAHNFVVGDKVVVSLPGAVLPGPFPIAARKTYGHVSDGMIASARELGLGDEHDGIIVLSTLGLDPEVGSDAIELLHLDDIAVEVNVTPDRGYAFSLRGLAREYSHATGAAFRDPAERDFAELQPGSGFSISVDDRSPIRGNIGAREFVARVVRGVDPSRQTPPWMIARLALAGMRSLGVLIDITNYVMLELGNPVHGYDLDKLNGGIVVRRANEGERMTTLDGQDRALHTDDLLITDGSGAIGLAGVMGGGTTEMSDTTRNVLVEAASFDPITIARSARRHKLPSEASKRFERGTDPLIPFVAARRVADLMVELAGGTLTDEGGALYADVEIAGIDLPRGFTQGVIGVDYTDDEVVGALQTIGAEVDAAADGDGGWLVIPPSWRPDLTDKWTLVEEVARIHGLDRIPSVLPTPPSGRGYTALQQGRKRVADALAASGLVETPSFPFTSEELNDLHGSASGEHLPSIRLANALDGQAPFLRRSLLPALVQTAHRNISRGLVDLGVFEIGSVFTPEPGVEYGTDFIPPLGQRPSDETLAELNAAIPPQPRHVAVLLAGNITPRQPGRSAEHVDLSDALDAVRVIGVAAGAAIDVTQTQRAALHPGRAGSLSVRGEQIGFVGELHPQVSADADLLGRVIVVELDLDRLLTLAGERVVAESLSTFPAATQDVSLVVGVEVPASEVRAALIEGAGDLLESARLVDDYRGEGLDEGKKSLSYALRFRASDRTLTAAEATEAKLAGVAVATERFGAGIRD
- a CDS encoding pyridoxamine 5'-phosphate oxidase family protein codes for the protein MTDGAWLRSLPSLAGVAPAFDPVGLPADPVALFDAWLADAVALGVPEPHAMTLATVDADGVPDARTLILKGVSERGWAFAGHRTSAKGRQLAANPAAALSFWWQPIVRAVRVRGRVEPASDAESAADLAARSAAARSGIEPGEWMLWRVVPERVEFWQGRPDRDHVRVVYRRDVDGWNHDVLRAESAAEEEARR
- a CDS encoding cupin domain-containing protein gives rise to the protein MSDYQVTRIGAPEQWRDFHGGFDETRARDGRRVIDHELTMQYIGMTANALVPGEEAGYWHVHEKIEEMYVFLAGRGQMGLDDDVVDVEAGTVVRVGQGVWRTWRAAPDSQSELRWLCIRAGGEQLPHMPDDSRRGPDRPMPW
- a CDS encoding NAD-dependent epimerase/dehydratase family protein — translated: MTQVLVLGGTGWLSGRIARRWRDAGAQVTCLARGERPSPNGTLLLRGDRDDTQVFDDLRLRQWDEVVDVSSRADHVQAAVAALGPVAGRWTYISSLSVYSDDVTVGGDESAPRHAPAQPGDEYEYGAQKVAAEDAVQTLGDRAAIIRPGLIVGAGDGSDRFGYWAAAFARAGDGPVLLPPTEGASTQVIDVEDVADFALIAPAGRAVNAIGDQHPLGEVLQAIRTAAGHTGEVVTVSAERLLEQDVNHWMGERSLPLWLPDDMPGFMTHSNAAYRAAGGELRPLEDTIADVLADERERGVDRERRSGLSRAEELALLG